A genomic window from Lentibacter algarum includes:
- a CDS encoding 3-oxoacid CoA-transferase subunit B, which produces MWDRNQMAARAALELQDGWYVNLGIGIPTLVSNYIPEGVEVTLQSENGMLGMGPFPIEGEEDPDLINAGKQTITELPQTAYFDSAQSFGMIRGGKIAMAILGAMEVAENGDLANWMIPGKLVKGMGGAMDLVAGVGRVVVVMDHTNKHGESKVLKECTLPLTGKAVVDRIISNLGVLDVVEGGLKIVELADGVTEEEMRAATQATLV; this is translated from the coding sequence ATGTGGGATCGCAATCAAATGGCGGCACGCGCCGCACTCGAGCTGCAAGACGGCTGGTATGTAAACCTCGGCATCGGTATTCCGACGCTCGTGAGCAACTATATCCCCGAGGGTGTTGAAGTGACGCTCCAGTCCGAAAACGGCATGCTTGGCATGGGCCCTTTCCCTATCGAAGGCGAAGAAGACCCAGATCTGATCAACGCGGGCAAGCAGACCATCACAGAGCTGCCCCAGACAGCCTATTTTGACAGCGCACAGAGCTTTGGCATGATCCGCGGCGGCAAAATCGCAATGGCGATCTTGGGCGCAATGGAAGTCGCCGAGAACGGCGATCTGGCAAACTGGATGATCCCTGGCAAACTCGTCAAAGGCATGGGCGGCGCCATGGACCTCGTGGCTGGCGTGGGCCGTGTGGTTGTGGTCATGGACCACACTAACAAACATGGCGAAAGCAAAGTCCTCAAGGAATGCACCCTGCCGCTCACAGGCAAGGCCGTTGTTGACCGCATCATCTCCAATCTCGGTGTGCTTGATGTCGTTGAAGGCGGCCTCAAGATCGTCGAACTTGCTGATGGTGTGACCGAAGAAGAAATGCGCGCCGCGACGCAGGCAACACTGGTCTAA
- a CDS encoding SDR family NAD(P)-dependent oxidoreductase: MTEPRKDTWIILGASSSMARAFIRRLSEQGHALILTGRDKDDLIRLAADCSARGASTVASFPIDARNATTFKPILAHASGQEGQLSCAVFLGSMPDQSAIDMDPSLIEGVIADSFTGPATFLQRLAPLMEERGGGTIVGVGSVAGDRGRLGNYVYGAAKAGFATYLSGLRNRLGRSGAHVMTVKPGPVDTAMTWGLGKQPFMTTSEGVADDILKGLSKKRNIVYTAGIWQLVMFVIRTIPEPIFKKMSI; the protein is encoded by the coding sequence ATGACAGAGCCACGCAAAGACACATGGATCATCCTCGGCGCAAGCTCCTCTATGGCTCGTGCCTTCATCCGCCGCCTGTCCGAGCAGGGCCATGCCCTCATCCTGACGGGCCGCGACAAAGACGACCTCATTCGCCTCGCCGCCGATTGTTCCGCGCGCGGCGCAAGCACAGTCGCCAGCTTCCCGATTGATGCGCGCAACGCCACGACATTCAAACCGATCCTCGCCCACGCCAGCGGCCAAGAAGGCCAGCTCTCCTGCGCTGTTTTCCTCGGCTCCATGCCCGATCAGAGCGCGATTGACATGGATCCATCGCTCATCGAAGGCGTGATCGCCGACAGTTTTACAGGGCCAGCAACTTTCCTGCAAAGGCTCGCTCCCCTCATGGAAGAGCGCGGCGGCGGAACAATCGTCGGCGTCGGCTCCGTCGCGGGCGACCGCGGCCGCCTTGGCAACTACGTCTACGGCGCGGCCAAAGCGGGCTTTGCGACCTATCTGTCAGGCCTGCGCAACCGCTTGGGTCGCTCAGGCGCTCATGTGATGACAGTGAAGCCCGGCCCAGTCGATACCGCCATGACATGGGGCCTTGGCAAACAACCCTTCATGACAACATCCGAAGGCGTGGCCGACGACATCCTTAAGGGCCTCAGCAAGAAGCGCAATATTGTCTACACGGCAGGTATCTGGCAGCTGGTCATGTTCGTGATCCGCACAATCCCCGAGCCAATCTTTAAGAAAATGTCGATCTAA
- the cpaB gene encoding Flp pilus assembly protein CpaB, translated as MRAVFGLVLIAGIALAGFAVYMAKDYIDNTRSALAEAEAKNGAVDLVEIFVSKKSVKYGDTLAAEDVRLVQWPRNSVPGGAFTVPAELFPQGFDKPRSVLRSIEPGEAILAVKLTTAGEPAGLTSLLKPGERAFTIEVNVSSGVSGFLRPGHSVDVYWTGRVQSNQRNAEVTKLIQSSLPLIAIDQSANEEVEKSGIARTVTVAASAQQVASLAQAQSTGQLSLALVGSGDARTDEVIEVDQNALLGLVEAETPQAIQEKEVCTIRTRRGAEVVEIEIPCTN; from the coding sequence ATGCGAGCCGTTTTCGGATTGGTACTCATTGCAGGCATCGCTCTTGCGGGCTTTGCTGTGTACATGGCGAAAGACTACATTGATAACACGCGCAGCGCTCTTGCAGAGGCAGAAGCAAAGAATGGCGCAGTCGATCTGGTCGAAATTTTCGTTTCCAAAAAGTCAGTCAAATATGGTGACACCCTCGCCGCCGAAGATGTGCGCCTTGTTCAATGGCCGCGCAACTCCGTACCAGGAGGCGCTTTCACAGTTCCGGCTGAGCTATTCCCACAAGGCTTTGACAAGCCCCGCTCTGTGCTCCGCTCGATCGAGCCAGGTGAAGCCATTCTCGCTGTCAAACTCACAACAGCAGGCGAACCAGCAGGCCTCACATCCCTGCTCAAGCCAGGTGAACGCGCCTTCACAATCGAAGTCAACGTATCCTCAGGCGTCTCAGGTTTCCTACGTCCTGGCCACTCAGTAGATGTTTATTGGACAGGCCGTGTCCAAAGCAACCAGCGCAACGCCGAAGTCACAAAGCTGATCCAGTCCAGCCTCCCACTGATTGCGATCGACCAATCTGCAAATGAGGAAGTCGAAAAGTCAGGCATTGCCCGTACAGTGACAGTCGCAGCGTCCGCCCAACAAGTCGCATCACTTGCGCAAGCACAGTCAACAGGTCAGCTCTCGCTGGCGCTTGTCGGCTCTGGCGATGCCCGCACAGATGAGGTGATCGAAGTAGACCAAAACGCCCTTCTCGGACTGGTGGAAGCGGAAACACCGCAAGCCATTCAAGAAAAAGAGGTCTGTACCATCCGTACACGCCGCGGCGCGGAAGTCGTTGAAATCGAGATCCCATGCACAAACTAA
- a CDS encoding lysylphosphatidylglycerol synthase transmembrane domain-containing protein, with translation MSSDFPVAPKSTGFHRWRDYALLSGLFVLVLTGLASLAAATGWDETLTQLRKLSLLEVSILLALSLVNYLFRAVRWHAFTRCLGIGTHLAQNVRHFLGGFAMSVTPGRVGELIRMRWIKRETGWSFERTAPLVLVDRASDLAAMALILAVGLLFSGAMIRFAIPVTLLAFAGAVLVTRPALLSVSAGLFYHSTGLFPRLMARVRRAARSLKAFSRADILTLATILGLIGWLAEGYAFWLLLTWMDANISFWLAVLIFVFSTLAGGLTGAPGGIGGAEAAMVGLLLLEGIPLEVALPATAVIRLTTLWFAILIGLGIFPYAEAKSNAKGAT, from the coding sequence ATGAGCAGTGACTTTCCAGTAGCGCCCAAGAGCACGGGCTTTCATCGCTGGCGCGACTATGCGCTTTTGAGCGGTCTTTTTGTGCTTGTCCTCACAGGTCTTGCCTCGCTGGCAGCGGCAACAGGCTGGGACGAAACCCTGACACAGTTACGAAAGCTCTCGCTTCTCGAGGTCAGCATCCTTCTGGCACTCTCCCTCGTCAATTACCTCTTTCGCGCCGTCCGGTGGCACGCTTTCACCCGCTGCCTCGGCATTGGAACGCATCTTGCCCAGAACGTCCGTCATTTTCTTGGTGGCTTCGCCATGTCCGTCACGCCGGGCCGTGTGGGAGAGCTGATCCGCATGCGCTGGATCAAGCGCGAAACAGGTTGGAGCTTTGAACGCACAGCCCCCCTCGTGCTCGTTGATCGCGCCTCTGACTTGGCTGCCATGGCTCTCATTCTCGCCGTCGGCCTGCTCTTTTCAGGCGCGATGATCCGCTTTGCCATTCCTGTAACGCTGCTTGCTTTCGCGGGTGCAGTTCTCGTCACACGCCCCGCGCTCCTCTCGGTTAGCGCAGGCCTCTTTTATCACAGCACAGGCCTGTTCCCCCGCCTCATGGCACGCGTCCGCCGCGCCGCGCGATCACTCAAGGCCTTTTCCCGCGCCGATATCCTCACGCTTGCCACCATTCTGGGCCTCATAGGCTGGCTCGCCGAGGGCTACGCCTTCTGGCTTCTGCTCACGTGGATGGACGCCAATATTTCCTTCTGGCTCGCCGTACTGATATTTGTCTTCTCAACGCTTGCAGGCGGGCTCACAGGGGCACCAGGCGGCATCGGAGGCGCAGAGGCCGCCATGGTCGGCCTGCTTCTCCTCGAGGGTATCCCGCTTGAAGTTGCCCTGCCCGCAACAGCCGTCATCCGCCTGACCACCCTCTGGTTCGCCATTCTCATCGGCCTTGGTATCTTCCCCTATGCCGAGGCAAAATCTAATGCAAAAGGAGCCACCTAA
- a CDS encoding lytic transglycosylase domain-containing protein — MSLVALVSALPVLADEPAQFREFTFKKVKPPKAGSKNRINIQIEAADLERQRGKSSSLVQPAAPKLAEPKVANVPPPTQKTGAYAWFWDKISPHMDESAPGRLAPALVSVSNGPGGKTVSTPRLETLRGIVETRGADILKATIGTEVSPALVLAVIAIESGGRVDAVSSAGAQGLMQLMPVTAERFGVADALQPAENIKGGVAYLDVLMKQFDRDPILVLASYNAGENAVKRAGGVPDYAETRDYVPKVLAAFKTAKGLCLTPPELASDGCVFNFKMAKAD, encoded by the coding sequence ATGAGTCTTGTCGCACTTGTAAGTGCGCTCCCTGTGTTGGCTGATGAGCCAGCGCAGTTTCGCGAATTCACCTTCAAAAAGGTGAAGCCGCCGAAGGCTGGTTCGAAGAACAGGATCAATATTCAAATCGAAGCCGCCGATCTTGAGCGCCAGCGCGGCAAGAGCAGCAGCCTTGTACAGCCAGCGGCGCCCAAGCTTGCCGAGCCCAAAGTGGCGAACGTGCCGCCCCCAACGCAAAAGACAGGCGCGTACGCGTGGTTTTGGGACAAGATTTCTCCACACATGGATGAGAGTGCGCCGGGGCGGCTTGCGCCCGCACTTGTCAGTGTAAGCAATGGGCCTGGCGGTAAGACAGTGAGCACACCGAGGCTTGAGACCTTGCGCGGGATTGTTGAGACCCGGGGCGCTGATATCTTGAAGGCGACAATCGGAACGGAAGTGTCGCCTGCGCTTGTACTGGCCGTGATCGCGATTGAGAGTGGAGGACGGGTTGACGCTGTGAGCAGCGCTGGTGCGCAAGGCTTGATGCAGCTTATGCCTGTTACTGCGGAGCGCTTTGGCGTGGCGGATGCGCTTCAACCTGCCGAGAATATAAAAGGCGGTGTCGCCTATCTTGATGTGCTGATGAAGCAGTTTGACCGTGACCCTATTCTTGTGCTGGCAAGTTACAACGCGGGGGAAAATGCTGTTAAGCGCGCAGGCGGTGTGCCTGACTACGCCGAAACGCGAGACTATGTGCCCAAGGTCCTTGCCGCGTTTAAAACAGCGAAGGGGCTTTGCCTCACGCCACCCGAGCTGGCGAGTGATGGCTGTGTCTTTAACTTCAAGATGGCGAAAGCGGATTGA
- a CDS encoding FAD-binding oxidoreductase, which translates to MLWNTQSYTGWGRALSAEGELARPERAAALAELYAHPAIGARRSYGDACLNSTGAAVDMTRLDRILSFDATTGLVEAEAGVPVGELARLFAPLGWMPTVMPGTGFATIGGCIAMDVHGKNHHVDGSFGNHVTAIKLMVAGKPKTITPKRNAALFKATVGGLGQTGIIASATLQMSRCEGEGMEVTEQRAENWEEHIALLSSSQARYTVGWLDCTAKGKNLGRGIVEEARSTAVRPQSAPKGGSKSVPFNFPRFTLSKAMVSGFNKAYYLRIRDGGQTRIKPLEEFFFPLDKIHNWNRLYGKSGFHQFQCVLPDDRLPELRAMVEMIAESGLASPLAVLKRLGTDAAGMMSFPMQGYTLAVDFRESDKARKLIKKLNAATLEAGGRIYFAKDSLATEAEAKAMYPNWAIWAEEVNKADPEHKFETDLTRRLGLRSI; encoded by the coding sequence ATGCTCTGGAACACCCAATCCTACACAGGCTGGGGCCGCGCGCTCTCCGCCGAAGGCGAGCTTGCCCGCCCCGAGCGTGCCGCCGCTCTGGCCGAGCTCTATGCACATCCCGCCATTGGCGCGCGGCGCTCCTATGGTGATGCTTGCCTCAACAGCACAGGTGCAGCCGTCGATATGACACGGCTTGACCGCATCCTGAGCTTTGACGCCACCACTGGTCTTGTCGAGGCCGAAGCCGGCGTTCCTGTGGGCGAGCTGGCCCGCCTCTTCGCCCCCCTCGGCTGGATGCCAACGGTTATGCCGGGAACAGGCTTCGCCACCATCGGCGGCTGTATCGCCATGGACGTGCACGGCAAGAACCACCACGTTGATGGCAGCTTTGGCAACCATGTCACCGCAATCAAACTCATGGTCGCAGGCAAGCCCAAGACCATCACCCCCAAGCGCAACGCCGCTCTGTTTAAGGCCACAGTCGGTGGCCTCGGCCAGACAGGCATCATCGCCTCCGCCACGCTCCAGATGTCGCGCTGTGAAGGCGAGGGCATGGAAGTTACCGAGCAACGCGCTGAAAACTGGGAGGAGCACATCGCCCTGCTCTCCAGCTCGCAGGCCCGCTACACTGTCGGCTGGCTCGATTGCACCGCCAAAGGCAAAAACCTTGGCCGCGGTATTGTCGAAGAGGCCCGCTCCACGGCCGTTCGCCCGCAAAGCGCGCCCAAAGGCGGGAGCAAATCCGTGCCGTTCAACTTCCCCCGCTTCACCCTGTCCAAAGCCATGGTTTCGGGCTTCAACAAAGCCTATTACCTGCGCATCCGCGACGGCGGCCAGACCCGTATAAAGCCGCTCGAAGAGTTCTTCTTCCCGCTCGATAAAATCCACAACTGGAACAGGCTCTATGGCAAAAGCGGCTTTCACCAGTTCCAATGTGTTCTGCCTGATGACAGGCTCCCAGAACTGCGCGCCATGGTCGAGATGATCGCAGAAAGCGGCCTCGCCTCGCCCCTCGCCGTGCTCAAACGCCTCGGTACTGATGCCGCTGGCATGATGTCATTTCCGATGCAAGGCTACACGCTGGCCGTCGATTTTCGCGAAAGCGACAAGGCGCGCAAGCTGATCAAAAAGCTCAATGCTGCGACTCTGGAAGCAGGCGGCCGTATCTATTTCGCCAAGGACAGCCTTGCCACCGAAGCCGAGGCCAAAGCCATGTATCCCAATTGGGCCATATGGGCGGAAGAGGTCAACAAGGCCGACCCCGAGCACAAGTTTGAAACCGATCTGACCCGCCGCCTAGGCCTGAGGAGCATCTGA
- a CDS encoding UbiA family prenyltransferase has product MGLTVFALKGGLLRTSPRLEYFWGALGVNPKAALASLLTQKKPEDVSLRVDLLPLNEDVLSQIEALKSADKAVALSTRDYPELATALAAQLGIALSEAKGETRPQSWNVRALLKAIRPHQWVKNILLLMPLLAAHRFDSGSLLLALLGIVAFSAAASSIYVVNDLVDLEADRLHPKKCKRPFASGTVPLTVGMLTGLVLVSVALGVGAYLGPKFLAITLLYVFVSVAYSMRLKRMRWVDIILLASLYSVRVVAGAAAAGVAVSGAMLFFIFPVFLTLGAVKRLTELTLATNDERLPGRGYGRPDRGKLLNFAVVSMISALLIFFIYSQSAQAMALYPDRWFLWLAILPLAAWLFRMVRLGYYGKQDYDPIVFALSDKRGIGLILITLSLMFYAAGLWAQWFGF; this is encoded by the coding sequence ATGGGTTTGACTGTTTTTGCGCTGAAGGGTGGTTTGCTGCGCACGAGCCCGAGGCTTGAGTACTTTTGGGGCGCTTTGGGCGTAAATCCAAAAGCGGCTCTGGCCAGTCTGTTGACCCAGAAAAAGCCAGAAGATGTGAGCTTGCGCGTAGATCTGCTGCCGCTCAACGAAGATGTGCTTTCACAGATTGAGGCACTGAAGTCGGCCGATAAGGCTGTAGCGCTTTCGACACGGGATTACCCCGAGCTTGCGACCGCGCTGGCGGCACAGCTTGGAATTGCGCTGAGTGAGGCCAAAGGCGAGACGCGGCCCCAGAGCTGGAACGTACGAGCTTTGCTCAAGGCGATCAGGCCCCATCAATGGGTGAAGAACATTCTGTTGCTTATGCCGCTTTTGGCGGCGCATCGGTTTGACAGCGGATCACTGCTGCTGGCACTGCTCGGCATCGTGGCTTTTTCGGCGGCAGCTTCTTCTATATATGTTGTGAACGATCTTGTGGACTTAGAGGCCGACCGCCTGCACCCCAAGAAATGCAAGCGCCCTTTTGCCAGCGGAACTGTACCTCTTACTGTCGGAATGCTTACGGGGCTTGTGCTTGTGAGCGTGGCGCTGGGCGTGGGCGCATACCTTGGGCCTAAGTTTCTGGCGATTACGCTGCTCTATGTTTTTGTGTCGGTCGCTTATTCTATGCGGCTCAAGAGGATGCGCTGGGTCGATATTATTTTGCTCGCCTCTCTCTATTCTGTGCGCGTGGTGGCAGGCGCGGCCGCGGCGGGTGTGGCGGTTTCGGGGGCGATGCTGTTTTTCATCTTCCCTGTTTTTCTCACACTCGGCGCGGTGAAGCGGCTCACCGAGCTCACATTGGCGACAAACGACGAGCGTTTGCCAGGACGCGGCTATGGGCGACCTGATCGGGGCAAGCTTCTCAACTTTGCTGTTGTGAGCATGATCTCTGCGCTGCTGATCTTTTTTATATATTCACAGAGTGCGCAGGCGATGGCACTTTATCCTGATCGCTGGTTTCTCTGGCTGGCCATTCTGCCGCTGGCGGCTTGGCTCTTCCGGATGGTACGGCTTGGCTATTATGGCAAGCAGGATTATGATCCGATTGTCTTCGCCTTGAGCGACAAGCGCGGGATCGGTTTGATCCTTATCACGCTGTCGCTGATGTTTTATGCGGCAGGGCTTTGGGCGCAGTGGTTTGGCTTTTGA
- the topA gene encoding type I DNA topoisomerase, with protein sequence MPVVVVESPAKAKTINKYLGSDYTVLASYGHVRDLPPKDGSVDTENDFDMTWEIGVDSRKHVKAIADALKNDPNLILATDPDREGEAISWHLEEALRKRKAIKKDTPVSRVVFNAITKAAVTEAMKNPREIDAPLVEAYLARRALDYLVGFNLSPVLWRKLPGARSAGRVQSVCLRLIVEREMEIEAFNPQEYWTVKAVLSTARGQDYEARLTVLAGKKLEKFDISNATQAELAVQAIESRELSITSVEAKPAARNPSAPFMTSTLQQEASRKFGMGARACMSTAQRLYEAGHITYMRTDGIDMAPEAVTEARTAIAARFGDKYVPKEPRIYKNKAKNAQEAHECIRPTNLEADAAALKLRDADQAKLYDLIWKRTLACQMESARMERTTVEIGSKDEQVGLRATGQVVLFDGFMAVYEEGRDDAVVDDDDKRLPQISQGEAAPKKSVTPEQHHTQPPPRYTEATLVKRMEELGIGRPSTYASVITTIQDREYVRKEQNRLFPEDKGRIVTIFLLNFFRKYVGYEFTSSLEDELDDVSAGNRDYKKVLERFWRDFSAAIAETSELRISEVLDVLDEALAPQLYPAREDGSDPRICPKCGQGQLHLKTSRTGGFVGCGNYPECTYTRPIAGEGADGDERVLGEDAGDEIWLKSGRFGPYVQRGEPTPENKKPPRASLPKGWQKDDMDLEKALTLLSLPRQIGEHPEGGMISSNFGRFGPYVMHQLPDDAKPTYANLKDPNDVFELGMNRAVELLAEKRANPGRGRSAAAKPLKELGEHPESGGAINVMEGRYGPYVKWEKVNATIPKDVEAADVTIEQAVEWIAEKAAKGGKKKAAPKKKAAAKKPAAKKPAAKKAAPKKTALKKD encoded by the coding sequence ATGCCCGTAGTTGTTGTCGAATCCCCGGCCAAGGCCAAAACGATCAATAAATATTTGGGGTCCGACTACACCGTGCTTGCCTCTTATGGTCACGTACGCGACCTGCCGCCAAAAGACGGGTCGGTCGATACTGAGAACGATTTCGACATGACATGGGAAATCGGCGTTGATAGCCGCAAGCATGTCAAAGCCATTGCCGACGCTCTCAAAAATGATCCGAACCTCATTCTCGCAACCGACCCTGATCGCGAGGGGGAGGCCATCAGCTGGCACTTGGAAGAAGCTCTGCGCAAACGCAAAGCAATCAAGAAAGACACGCCTGTCAGCCGCGTTGTCTTCAACGCAATCACAAAGGCCGCTGTCACCGAGGCCATGAAAAACCCTCGCGAAATTGATGCGCCGCTGGTTGAGGCTTACCTCGCCCGCCGCGCGCTTGACTATCTCGTCGGCTTCAATCTTTCCCCCGTGCTCTGGCGCAAGCTGCCAGGCGCGCGCTCCGCAGGTCGTGTGCAGTCGGTCTGCCTGCGTCTCATCGTTGAGCGCGAGATGGAGATCGAAGCCTTCAACCCGCAAGAATACTGGACCGTTAAGGCCGTGCTCAGCACAGCGCGCGGTCAAGACTACGAGGCCCGCCTCACCGTGCTTGCTGGCAAAAAGCTTGAGAAGTTTGATATCTCAAATGCCACACAGGCCGAGCTCGCCGTCCAAGCCATCGAAAGCCGCGAGCTGTCGATCACGTCGGTCGAGGCCAAGCCTGCCGCGCGCAACCCGTCGGCCCCGTTTATGACATCAACGCTTCAGCAAGAGGCATCCCGCAAGTTTGGCATGGGTGCCCGCGCCTGTATGAGCACAGCACAGCGCCTCTATGAAGCGGGTCACATCACATATATGCGGACCGATGGCATCGACATGGCCCCCGAGGCCGTAACAGAAGCCCGCACAGCGATTGCCGCACGCTTTGGCGACAAATACGTCCCCAAAGAGCCACGTATCTACAAGAACAAAGCCAAGAACGCCCAAGAGGCGCACGAGTGTATCCGCCCAACCAATCTTGAGGCCGACGCCGCTGCACTAAAGCTGCGCGATGCCGACCAAGCCAAGCTCTATGATCTGATCTGGAAGCGCACACTCGCTTGCCAAATGGAAAGCGCTCGCATGGAGCGTACGACAGTCGAAATCGGCTCAAAAGATGAACAGGTGGGCCTGCGCGCCACTGGTCAGGTTGTTTTGTTTGACGGCTTCATGGCCGTTTATGAAGAGGGCCGCGATGACGCTGTTGTTGATGATGACGACAAGCGCCTGCCCCAGATCAGCCAAGGCGAAGCAGCTCCCAAAAAGTCGGTGACACCCGAGCAGCACCACACTCAACCACCCCCCCGCTATACCGAGGCGACGCTGGTCAAACGCATGGAAGAGCTCGGCATTGGCCGCCCCTCCACCTACGCCAGCGTTATCACCACGATCCAAGACCGCGAATATGTGCGCAAAGAGCAAAACCGTCTTTTCCCCGAAGACAAAGGCCGCATCGTTACGATATTTTTGCTGAACTTCTTCCGCAAATACGTCGGCTATGAGTTCACATCTTCTCTTGAGGACGAGCTTGATGATGTGTCTGCTGGGAACCGTGACTACAAAAAAGTTCTCGAGCGTTTTTGGCGCGACTTCTCTGCTGCCATCGCCGAAACAAGCGAGCTGCGCATCTCCGAAGTGCTCGATGTGCTCGACGAAGCCCTCGCGCCACAGCTCTATCCAGCGCGCGAGGACGGAAGTGATCCGCGCATCTGCCCGAAATGTGGCCAAGGCCAACTGCACCTGAAAACATCACGCACCGGCGGCTTCGTCGGCTGTGGGAATTATCCAGAATGCACCTACACCCGCCCGATCGCGGGCGAAGGTGCCGACGGCGACGAGCGTGTGCTTGGTGAAGACGCAGGCGATGAGATCTGGCTCAAGTCAGGCCGCTTCGGTCCCTATGTCCAGCGCGGCGAGCCGACCCCCGAAAACAAAAAACCGCCACGCGCTTCGCTGCCAAAAGGCTGGCAAAAAGACGATATGGACCTTGAAAAGGCTCTCACCCTTCTGAGCCTGCCACGCCAGATCGGCGAGCACCCAGAGGGCGGCATGATCTCCTCTAATTTTGGACGTTTCGGGCCCTATGTGATGCACCAGCTCCCGGACGATGCAAAGCCGACCTATGCCAATCTCAAAGACCCAAATGATGTGTTTGAACTTGGTATGAACCGCGCGGTGGAGCTTCTTGCGGAGAAGCGCGCCAACCCGGGTCGTGGCCGTTCGGCGGCCGCAAAGCCGCTCAAAGAGCTGGGCGAACACCCCGAGAGTGGGGGAGCGATTAACGTCATGGAAGGCCGCTATGGCCCTTATGTGAAGTGGGAAAAGGTAAACGCGACGATTCCCAAAGATGTCGAAGCAGCGGATGTGACTATCGAACAGGCTGTCGAATGGATCGCAGAAAAGGCAGCCAAGGGCGGCAAGAAAAAGGCCGCTCCCAAGAAAAAAGCCGCCGCGAAGAAGCCTGCAGCCAAAAAGCCCGCTGCGAAAAAAGCTGCGCCCAAGAAAACGGCCCTAAAGAAAGACTGA
- a CDS encoding CoA transferase subunit A, producing the protein MKKVYGSAAEALDGLLFDGMFIASGGFGLCGLPELLLQAIKDAGTKDLTFASNNAGVDDFGIGILLQTKQVKKMISSYVGENAEFMRQYLSGELELEFNPQGTLAERLRSGGCGIPGFFTKTGVGTVIADGKEHKDFPTGPNGEDETYILETGLFADLAVVKAWKADATGNLVFRKTARNFNPPAAMSGKICVVEVEEIVPTGSLDPDHIHLPGIYVHRIIQGDHEKRIEQRTVRSA; encoded by the coding sequence ATGAAAAAAGTCTACGGATCAGCCGCCGAAGCGCTGGACGGCCTTCTCTTTGATGGCATGTTCATCGCCTCGGGCGGCTTCGGTCTTTGCGGCCTGCCAGAGCTTTTGTTGCAAGCGATCAAAGACGCTGGCACCAAAGACCTCACCTTTGCCTCAAACAACGCAGGCGTTGATGACTTTGGCATCGGCATTTTGCTTCAGACCAAGCAAGTGAAGAAAATGATTTCATCCTACGTTGGTGAAAATGCGGAGTTCATGCGCCAATATCTCTCTGGCGAGCTTGAACTTGAGTTCAACCCCCAAGGAACATTGGCCGAGCGCCTGCGCTCTGGTGGATGCGGCATCCCGGGCTTCTTCACCAAGACAGGTGTCGGCACAGTGATCGCCGATGGCAAAGAGCACAAAGATTTCCCGACAGGGCCCAATGGCGAAGACGAGACCTATATCCTCGAAACTGGCCTTTTCGCGGACCTCGCTGTTGTGAAAGCGTGGAAAGCCGACGCCACAGGCAACCTCGTCTTCCGCAAAACTGCGCGCAACTTTAACCCGCCTGCCGCTATGTCAGGCAAAATCTGCGTCGTTGAAGTCGAGGAAATCGTGCCGACTGGCTCGCTCGACCCTGATCACATTCACCTGCCCGGCATCTACGTGCACCGCATCATCCAAGGCGATCACGAGAAACGCATCGAGCAACGCACAGTACGGAGCGCATAA